The DNA sequence CCACCGTAACTGGCTGCGTGCCTCTAATTAATGCTTCCTCGTCTAGACAACCCGATGTCGTATATCGTACATTTGCAATGCCGACATGGCCAGGTAGGCGAGTTAGCCATTCTTGAATTTCTTTCCTCTTTATTTTTGGAATGAGGTCTAAACTGTGGTAGATGTTGAATTTGCCGTCGAAAGTTAAGAAGCCGTGGGATTGGTGTCCTCTATGGTTTTGGGCGCGCATGCCCCAATAAACATGTGGAAAGATAGGGTTCCGTTCGAAATCGATGGCACTGAATACGCCGCACTCCATTCCGACAGAGTCTTCCATGTTTTTTCAGTTATAAATACAAGTATTTATCAATTTTGCACATCTTTGAAAATAAGAATTGACAGTAAATTGTAGAAGGAAAGACTGCTATGCCATCTTAGAAACAGTTTTCAACAAGTCGGAGCGAGTTACTATACCTACCACATCACCTTTCTGCATAACTAGGACTCCCGGATTATCTTCCAACAAAGGGCGAATCATACTTACACTTGTGTCTCCTGGAACACACGGCAACGGAGGCCCCATTATATTTTCAACAGTTTCGTCTGCTATGTTAGCGTGTAGGTTTTTGATTATACTTTCTTCCGTCAACGTGCCAATGATTTTGTCGTTTTGCGTTACAGGCAGTTGGGAGATTGCCTGTTTCATCATAACTCTAGTTACTTTTAGAATCCTATCGTTTGGTTTGGCGAAGA is a window from the Candidatus Bathyarchaeota archaeon genome containing:
- a CDS encoding CBS domain-containing protein, whose amino-acid sequence is MTGIQLKKLRTDAGLTQRQLAQLVGVSQAHIAKIENEKVDPRLSTVNKILQVLTEGEGRKCKDIMTRNVIFAKPNDRILKVTRVMMKQAISQLPVTQNDKIIGTLTEESIIKNLHANIADETVENIMGPPLPCVPGDTSVSMIRPLLEDNPGVLVMQKGDVVGIVTRSDLLKTVSKMA